A genomic region of Mixophyes fleayi isolate aMixFle1 unplaced genomic scaffold, aMixFle1.hap1 Scaffold_4107, whole genome shotgun sequence contains the following coding sequences:
- the LOC142134195 gene encoding CCN family member 1-like codes for MPSIGINPVIVAAILIGLIDLAFSSCPAVCQCPLEVPRCTPGVGLVLDSCGCCKVCAKQLNEDCSKSQPCDHTKGLECNFGASSRAIKGICRAKSEGRPCEYNSRIYQNGESFQPNCKHQCTCIDGAVGCLPLCPQELSLPNLGCPNPTLVKVPGQCCEEWVCNEVRDTADDIEDFFSKEFGLDANEGELTSKNEFVPIVKGGHKMLPAYGSDPQSHIVETQKCIVQTTSWSQCSKTCGTGISTRVTNDNSNCRLVRETRICEVRPCGHTNYSQLKKGKKCTKTKKSQAPVHYSYAGCTSVKKYRPKYCGSCVDGRCCTPQQTRTVKIRFRCEDGETFTKNVMMIQSCRCNYNCPHANEAYPYYRLFNDIHKFRD; via the exons ATGCCTTCCATAGGAATTAACCCTGTGATTGTTGCAGCCATCCTCATTGGGCTCATAGACTTG GCGTTTTCATCATGCCCAGCTGTGTGCCAGTGTCCCCTGGAAGTACCCAGATGTACCCCGGGGGTTGGATTGGTCCTTGACAGCTGCGGATGCTGCAAGGTCTGCGCTAAACAACTCAATGAAGATTGCAGCAAGAGCCAGCCTTGCGACCACACTAAAGGGCTAGAGTGCAACTTCGGGGCCAGCTCCAGAGCTATCAAGGGCATCTGCAGAG ccaagtctgaAGGCAGACCTTGTGAATACAACTCCAGAATCTACCAGAACGGAGAGAGCTTTCAGCCAAACTGCAAGCACCAGTGCACATGCATAGATGGAGCTGTGGGGTGCCTTCCTTTATGTCCTCAAGAACTTTCCCTCCCAAACCTGGGCTGCCCAAATCCAACTCTTGTGAAGGTGCCTGGGCAGTGTTGTGAGGAATGGGTCTGCAACGAAGTCAGAGACACAGCCGACGATATAGAAGATTTCTTCAGTAAAGAATTTGGATTGGATGCTAATGAAGGAGAGCTTACCAGCAAAAACGAGTTTGTCCCTATTGTGAAAGGAGGACATAAAATGCTACCAG CATATGGCTCCGATCCACAAAGCCACATTGTTGAGACTCAGAAGTGCATTGTCCAAACAACATCCTGGTCCCAATGTTCAAAGACATGCGGAACTGGCATCTCAACCAGAGTCACCAATGACAATAGCAACTGCAGACTTGTGAGAGAGACCAGGATCTGTGAAGTCAGGCCATGTGGACATACAAACTATTCGCAATTAAAG aagggaaaaaaatgtacaaaGACCAAAAAATCTCAGGCTCCAGTCCATTACAGCTATGCAGGCTGCACCAGCGTGAAGAAATACAGACCTAAATATTGTGGATCGTGCGTGGATGGGAGATGCTGCACCCCCCAGCAGACACGGACTGTCAAAATCCGATTTAGGTGTGAAGACGGAGAAACCTTTACAAAGAACGTAATGATGATCCAGTCTTGTAGGTGCAACTATAACTGTCCACACGCCAACGAAGCCTACCCTTACTACAGACTATTTAATGACATCCACAAATTCAGAGATTAA